From Amycolatopsis sp. cg9, one genomic window encodes:
- a CDS encoding sigma-70 family RNA polymerase sigma factor encodes MTEVAPAVAGTVDGPSDAALIEAVRGGDIAAYGRLYDRHLGAARRVAAAIAADEAERDDLIAEGFTRVLRILRSGEGPDEDFRPYLLTTIRNTMISWRRRDSAVSLVAEVPDVLPGGASDEPVGSRLHATVAADAFASLPERWRTVLWRTEIDGESPARIAADIGMTPNGVAALAYRAREGLRQAYLDQHVPAARRRNCKVVSGQLARYVRDGIGDHKAHRITAHLDRCADCRELAGGLRQLNQELPAAIAPLILGVPIVSQWLSATGSLASSGAAAGTGTSALSWATAAKVAAASAALVTTVTIGASTSDIAPPAAPGAEGTTVQPVPGRPAAGVPAGGDPRSTSEAQLTSVPPAPVPSGEAAAGENPAGTTGTTGAGGAAADDKQAAKESKQAEKEAKQESKSAAKESKQAAKESKKAEKTKGPQG; translated from the coding sequence GTGACCGAGGTGGCGCCGGCGGTGGCCGGGACGGTGGACGGCCCGAGCGACGCGGCATTGATCGAGGCGGTACGCGGCGGGGACATCGCCGCGTACGGCCGGTTGTACGACCGGCACCTCGGGGCCGCGCGCCGGGTGGCGGCCGCGATCGCGGCGGACGAGGCCGAGCGGGACGACCTGATCGCGGAAGGATTCACCCGCGTACTACGGATTCTGCGCTCCGGCGAGGGCCCGGACGAGGATTTCCGGCCGTACCTGCTGACCACCATCCGGAACACGATGATCAGCTGGCGGCGGCGCGACTCGGCCGTTTCGCTCGTCGCCGAGGTGCCGGACGTCCTGCCGGGCGGGGCGAGTGACGAGCCGGTGGGCAGCCGGCTGCACGCCACCGTCGCCGCGGATGCGTTCGCGAGCTTGCCCGAACGGTGGCGAACTGTCCTGTGGCGGACCGAAATCGACGGCGAATCGCCCGCGCGGATCGCGGCCGACATCGGGATGACGCCGAACGGTGTCGCCGCCCTGGCCTACCGCGCCCGCGAGGGCCTGCGTCAGGCTTACCTGGACCAGCACGTCCCGGCCGCGCGGCGGCGGAACTGCAAGGTCGTCTCCGGGCAGCTGGCGCGCTACGTGCGCGACGGGATCGGGGACCACAAGGCCCACCGGATCACCGCCCACCTGGACCGCTGCGCGGACTGCCGGGAGCTCGCCGGTGGTCTCCGGCAGCTCAACCAGGAGCTGCCCGCGGCGATCGCGCCGCTCATCCTCGGCGTGCCGATCGTGTCGCAGTGGTTGTCCGCGACCGGATCGCTCGCTTCGTCCGGCGCCGCGGCGGGCACGGGCACGTCGGCGTTGTCGTGGGCCACGGCGGCGAAGGTCGCCGCGGCGAGCGCGGCGCTGGTCACGACCGTGACCATCGGCGCGAGCACGTCCGACATCGCACCGCCCGCGGCTCCCGGCGCGGAAGGCACGACGGTGCAACCGGTTCCGGGACGGCCCGCGGCGGGCGTACCGGCCGGCGGAGACCCGCGGTCCACGTCCGAGGCGCAGCTCACGTCGGTGCCGCCGGCCCCGGTGCCGTCCGGGGAAGCGGCGGCCGGCGAGAACCCGGCCGGCACCACCGGGACCACCGGCGCCGGCGGTGCGGCCGCGGACGACAAGCAAGCGGCGAAAGAGTCGAAGCAAGCCGAGAAAGAGGCGAAGCAGGAATCGAAGTCGGCCGCCAAGGAGTCGAAGCAGGCGGCAAAGGAGTCGAAGAAGGCGGAAAAGACGAAGGGGCCCCAGGGCTGA
- a CDS encoding DUF4394 domain-containing protein, producing the protein MKARLKKGIAAAAAVLAATTAISVGTAGGSGAATAAGLRAYGISSDGTLMATFTTDRPQVLDWVRVVTGLSGDTALIGIDFRVQNGLLYGVGTKGGIYTITMPPVTADVVVTKVSQLTVPLYGTNFGVDFNPAADRLRVVSDNGQNLRHNLNDGTTIEDTTLTTPPLTGPARGVTASAYTNNDLNPDSATTLFGINTTTDQVVIQSPANNGTLAPTGALTVDAAPNAGFDIYSDLVNGKAAAVTAFATLLSPVGQAALYSVNLLNGEAANAGQFPLPLADLAIALDTN; encoded by the coding sequence ATGAAGGCACGGCTCAAGAAGGGGATCGCCGCCGCGGCCGCGGTCCTGGCGGCCACCACCGCGATCAGCGTCGGCACGGCGGGCGGCAGCGGTGCGGCGACGGCCGCGGGTCTGCGCGCGTACGGCATCTCGAGCGACGGCACGCTGATGGCCACGTTCACCACCGACCGGCCCCAGGTCCTCGACTGGGTGCGGGTGGTCACCGGGCTCTCCGGCGACACGGCCCTGATCGGGATCGACTTCCGCGTCCAGAACGGCCTCCTGTACGGGGTCGGCACCAAGGGCGGCATCTACACCATCACCATGCCGCCGGTGACCGCCGACGTCGTGGTCACGAAGGTCTCCCAGCTCACCGTCCCGCTCTACGGCACCAACTTCGGCGTCGACTTCAACCCCGCCGCCGACCGGCTCCGGGTGGTCAGCGACAACGGCCAGAACCTGCGCCACAACCTCAACGACGGCACCACGATCGAGGACACCACCCTCACCACCCCGCCGCTGACCGGGCCCGCCCGCGGTGTCACGGCATCGGCGTACACGAACAACGACCTCAACCCCGACAGCGCCACGACGCTGTTCGGCATCAACACGACCACGGACCAGGTCGTCATCCAGTCACCCGCCAACAACGGCACGCTGGCCCCGACCGGCGCGCTCACCGTGGACGCGGCGCCCAACGCCGGGTTCGACATCTACAGCGACCTGGTCAACGGCAAGGCGGCCGCGGTGACGGCGTTCGCGACGCTGCTTTCGCCGGTCGGCCAGGCGGCCCTGTACAGCGTGAACCTGCTGAACGGCGAAGCGGCGAACGCCGGGCAGTTCCCGCTGCCCCTGGCCGACCTCGCGATCGCGCTCGACACGAACTGA
- a CDS encoding PQQ-dependent sugar dehydrogenase — MGSHRFTLPRRSRRALALGVVAPLAIGLAVATAPPAAAVPAGFTDTVAIGGLSSPTAAAFAPDGRVFIAEKSGLVKVFDSLADPTATVFADLRTPTQDFWDRGLLGLAVDPAFPARPYVYVSYTLDAEPGGTAPRWGDTCPTPPGATDRGCVVTGRVSQLTMGPDGTAVSEKPLVTGWCQQYPSHSIGSLAFGPDGALYAGGGDGASFNFADYGQVGNPCADPPSPAGTNLSPPAAEGGALRSQSPRRAAGQPVLLNGTILRIDPDTGAGLPGNPFAGSADANARRIIAYGSRNQFRFGFRPGTNELWAGDVGWNTWEEINRVANVGDGVAENFGWPCFEGTARQAGYDGANLDRCESLYTAGGQTAPFYAYNHNAKVVASDPCPTGGSSISGIAFESGSTYPAEYAGALFFADSSRGCIWAMQTSGGQPSPSRLVPFVTGANVPVQVLTGPGGDLFYVALGAGELRRVGYPGGTNRPPVAVATATPPDGPAPLTVQFDGTGSTDPDAGDTLTYAWDLDADGAYDDATAPRLTWTYTTAAAVDAGLRVTDSHGATAVTTVRVTVGNPAGLDPVPVIDTPDSAFTWSVGQTVPFAGRAIDAQDGTLPPSALSWRLAIRHCAANGTCHTHNVQDFPGVASGSFVAPDHEYPSYLQLTLTATDSSGRTGTKTIDLQPKTVTLNFTSSPSQAMLTVGGTQQRTPFSRTVIAGSTNSISANSPQNLPPLNLKYAFTSWAHGGARTQNVVAPPTSATYQANFRLCWLLQPC, encoded by the coding sequence ATGGGTTCTCATCGCTTCACGCTTCCGCGAAGATCAAGACGCGCACTGGCTTTGGGCGTCGTCGCACCACTGGCCATCGGCCTGGCCGTGGCCACCGCGCCACCGGCCGCCGCCGTCCCCGCCGGGTTCACCGACACCGTCGCCATCGGCGGGCTGAGCTCGCCGACCGCCGCGGCGTTCGCGCCCGACGGCCGGGTGTTCATCGCCGAGAAGAGCGGCCTGGTCAAGGTCTTCGACTCGCTCGCCGACCCGACGGCGACGGTGTTCGCCGACCTCCGCACCCCGACCCAGGACTTCTGGGACCGGGGCCTGCTCGGGCTCGCGGTCGACCCCGCGTTCCCCGCCCGGCCGTACGTCTACGTCTCCTACACGCTCGACGCCGAGCCGGGCGGCACCGCGCCGCGCTGGGGCGACACCTGCCCCACCCCGCCGGGCGCGACCGACCGCGGCTGCGTCGTCACCGGCCGCGTCTCGCAGCTGACCATGGGCCCGGACGGGACGGCGGTCAGCGAGAAACCGCTCGTCACCGGCTGGTGCCAGCAGTACCCGAGCCATTCGATCGGCTCGCTGGCCTTCGGCCCGGACGGCGCCCTGTACGCCGGCGGTGGCGACGGCGCCAGCTTCAACTTCGCCGACTACGGCCAGGTCGGGAACCCGTGCGCCGACCCGCCGTCGCCGGCCGGCACGAACCTCTCGCCGCCGGCCGCGGAAGGCGGCGCGCTGCGGTCGCAGTCCCCGCGCCGGGCGGCCGGGCAGCCGGTGCTGCTCAACGGCACGATCCTGCGCATCGACCCCGACACCGGCGCCGGCCTGCCCGGCAACCCGTTCGCGGGCAGCGCCGACGCCAACGCCCGGCGCATCATCGCCTACGGCTCCCGCAACCAGTTCCGGTTCGGGTTCCGGCCCGGCACGAACGAGCTGTGGGCCGGCGACGTCGGCTGGAACACCTGGGAGGAGATCAACCGCGTCGCCAACGTCGGCGACGGCGTGGCCGAGAACTTCGGCTGGCCCTGCTTCGAAGGCACCGCCCGGCAGGCCGGCTACGACGGCGCGAACCTCGACCGCTGCGAATCGCTGTACACCGCGGGCGGCCAGACCGCGCCGTTCTACGCCTACAACCACAACGCCAAGGTCGTCGCGAGCGACCCGTGCCCGACCGGCGGCTCCTCGATCAGCGGGATCGCGTTCGAGTCCGGCAGCACCTACCCCGCCGAGTACGCCGGCGCCCTGTTCTTCGCCGATTCCTCCCGCGGCTGCATCTGGGCGATGCAGACCTCCGGCGGCCAGCCGAGCCCGAGCCGGCTGGTGCCGTTCGTGACCGGCGCCAACGTGCCCGTGCAGGTGCTCACCGGCCCGGGCGGCGACCTCTTCTATGTCGCGCTCGGCGCCGGCGAACTCCGCCGCGTCGGCTACCCCGGCGGCACCAACCGGCCGCCGGTCGCCGTGGCGACCGCGACGCCGCCGGACGGGCCCGCGCCGCTCACCGTCCAGTTCGACGGCACCGGGTCCACCGACCCGGACGCCGGCGACACCCTCACCTACGCGTGGGACCTCGACGCCGACGGCGCGTACGACGACGCCACGGCGCCGCGGCTCACCTGGACCTACACCACCGCGGCGGCGGTCGACGCGGGACTGCGGGTCACCGACTCGCACGGCGCGACGGCGGTCACGACGGTCCGGGTGACCGTCGGGAACCCGGCCGGGCTCGACCCGGTGCCGGTCATCGACACGCCCGACAGCGCGTTCACCTGGTCGGTCGGCCAGACCGTGCCCTTCGCCGGCCGCGCGATCGACGCCCAGGACGGCACGCTGCCGCCCTCGGCGCTGTCCTGGCGGCTCGCGATCCGGCACTGCGCGGCCAACGGCACCTGCCACACCCACAACGTCCAGGACTTCCCGGGCGTGGCCTCGGGCTCGTTCGTCGCGCCCGACCACGAATACCCGTCGTACCTGCAGCTGACGCTGACCGCGACGGACTCGAGCGGCCGCACCGGGACCAAGACGATCGACCTGCAGCCGAAGACGGTCACGCTGAACTTCACGTCCAGCCCCAGCCAGGCGATGCTCACCGTCGGCGGGACGCAGCAGCGGACCCCGTTCTCCCGCACGGTGATCGCCGGGTCGACCAACTCGATCAGCGCGAACAGCCCGCAGAACCTGCCGCCGCTCAACCTCAAGTACGCCTTCACCAGCTGGGCGCACGGCGGGGCGCGGACGCAGAACGTCGTCGCGCCGCCGACATCGGCGACGTACCAGGCGAACTTCCGGCTCTGCTGGCTGCTCCAGCCCTGCTGA
- a CDS encoding FtsX-like permease family protein yields MIRRWAADFALGMRLALGGGGVRTAWARLALTAAGVGLGVVVLLAATSLPHMLGARAERSAGRMAVAVAVDGVDPVYAVERNDEFRGRGLQGFLVQPTGSRLPAAPGVERLPGPGEAVLSPALADLLRSPDGELLRPRFSQRVIGTIGDVGLTGPNELYFYVGSATVATQPDAGPVSGFGGEPARRGLDPLELLLVVVGATTCLVPVFVFVVTSTRLAAAARDRRLAALRLVGADRGQVRRIAAGEALLGSFAGLVAGGALFLLVRALVPRITVSAFRGGIFAADVVPDWRLALPALLALPLLACAAAVFALRKVVVEPLGVVRRGTRVRRKLWWRLLPAVAGGVLLAVRAGAGDTLDPAVIAGVVLVLAAVPLVLPWLVERVAGALGGGSPAWLLAVRRLQLDSATAARLVGGIAVVLAGSIALQGVYARAESDHPPAGEVQVLATAFATSLADVQAFTAALHAQPGLGDVPVETRGLVRNAAGEQSSVVVGSCAELAIAGCRDGDVYAVGPGVVAPGERIWFARRTGPPQWTVPADRYHVRTGEGSGLLVTTGALATATSVGLSSNARIPAAGADAVERVRNVVGWNGIVASLGTERDGTYALITRVLAVGSVLVLLLAAGSLLIAAWEQLRERRRSLAALMANGVGRGVLARSLVWQLAIPVVVAVAVAVLAGLALDWLLLTWVVRRPMVVDLATIGVLTATAAAAVLLVTAVTLPVLWRTASPEHLREE; encoded by the coding sequence GTGATCCGCCGCTGGGCCGCCGACTTCGCGCTCGGGATGCGGCTCGCGCTCGGCGGCGGAGGTGTCCGGACCGCGTGGGCTCGGCTCGCCCTGACCGCCGCCGGGGTGGGGCTCGGGGTGGTCGTGCTGCTTGCCGCGACCTCGCTGCCGCACATGCTCGGTGCGCGGGCCGAGCGGTCGGCCGGGCGGATGGCCGTCGCCGTGGCCGTCGATGGGGTCGACCCCGTCTACGCCGTCGAACGGAACGACGAGTTCCGCGGGCGCGGTCTTCAGGGGTTCCTCGTCCAGCCGACCGGGTCCCGGCTGCCCGCCGCGCCCGGGGTCGAGCGCCTGCCGGGGCCCGGTGAGGCCGTGCTTTCGCCCGCGCTCGCCGACCTGCTCCGGTCGCCGGACGGGGAGCTGCTGCGCCCGCGCTTCTCGCAGCGGGTCATCGGCACCATCGGCGACGTCGGGCTGACCGGGCCGAACGAGCTGTACTTCTACGTCGGGTCGGCGACCGTCGCCACGCAGCCGGACGCCGGCCCGGTCAGCGGGTTCGGTGGCGAACCCGCGCGGCGCGGCCTCGACCCGCTCGAACTGCTGCTGGTCGTGGTCGGGGCGACGACGTGCCTCGTGCCGGTGTTCGTCTTCGTCGTCACCAGCACCCGGCTCGCGGCCGCGGCGCGGGACCGGCGGCTGGCCGCGCTGCGGCTGGTCGGCGCGGACCGCGGCCAGGTGCGCCGGATCGCCGCCGGTGAAGCGCTGCTCGGCTCGTTCGCCGGGCTCGTCGCCGGCGGTGCGCTGTTCCTGCTCGTGCGCGCGCTCGTCCCGCGGATCACCGTGTCCGCCTTCCGCGGCGGCATCTTCGCCGCCGACGTCGTGCCCGACTGGCGGCTGGCTCTCCCGGCCTTGCTGGCCCTGCCGCTGCTGGCGTGCGCGGCGGCCGTCTTCGCGCTGCGGAAGGTCGTCGTCGAGCCGCTCGGGGTCGTCCGGCGCGGGACGCGGGTGCGGCGGAAACTGTGGTGGCGCCTGCTGCCCGCGGTCGCCGGCGGGGTGCTGCTGGCCGTGCGCGCCGGGGCCGGGGACACGCTCGACCCCGCCGTGATCGCCGGTGTCGTGCTCGTCCTCGCGGCCGTGCCGCTCGTGCTGCCGTGGCTGGTCGAGCGGGTCGCGGGGGCGCTCGGCGGCGGGTCGCCCGCCTGGCTGCTGGCCGTGCGCCGGCTCCAGCTCGACAGCGCGACGGCGGCGCGCCTGGTCGGCGGCATCGCCGTCGTGCTGGCCGGATCCATTGCGCTGCAAGGGGTCTACGCCCGGGCGGAGAGCGACCACCCGCCCGCCGGTGAGGTCCAGGTGCTGGCGACCGCCTTCGCCACGAGCCTCGCCGACGTCCAGGCGTTCACCGCCGCCCTCCACGCCCAGCCCGGGCTGGGCGACGTTCCCGTGGAAACCCGGGGGCTGGTGCGGAACGCGGCGGGGGAGCAGTCCTCCGTCGTCGTGGGGTCGTGCGCCGAGCTCGCGATCGCGGGCTGCCGCGACGGCGACGTCTACGCGGTGGGGCCCGGGGTGGTCGCGCCCGGCGAGCGGATCTGGTTCGCCCGCCGCACCGGTCCTCCACAGTGGACGGTGCCGGCGGACCGCTACCACGTGCGCACCGGCGAAGGGTCGGGACTGCTCGTCACGACCGGCGCGCTGGCCACGGCGACGAGCGTCGGCCTGAGCTCGAACGCGCGGATCCCCGCCGCCGGCGCCGATGCCGTGGAGCGCGTGCGGAACGTCGTGGGCTGGAACGGCATCGTCGCCTCGCTGGGCACCGAACGGGACGGCACCTACGCCCTCATCACGCGGGTGCTGGCGGTGGGCTCGGTCCTGGTGCTGCTGCTCGCCGCGGGCAGCCTGCTGATCGCGGCGTGGGAACAGCTGCGCGAACGCCGGCGCAGTCTCGCCGCGCTGATGGCCAACGGCGTCGGGCGCGGGGTGCTCGCCCGGTCCCTGGTGTGGCAGCTGGCGATCCCGGTGGTGGTGGCGGTCGCCGTCGCCGTGCTCGCCGGGCTCGCGCTGGACTGGCTGCTGCTCACCTGGGTGGTGCGCCGCCCGATGGTGGTCGACCTGGCGACGATCGGCGTGCTGACGGCGACCGCGGCCGCGGCGGTGCTGTTGGTGACCGCCGTGACACTGCCGGTGCTGTGGCGCACCGCGAGTCCGGAGCACTTGCGGGAAGAGTAA
- a CDS encoding PadR family transcriptional regulator — translation MSIGHTLLGLLESGPRHGYDLKRAYDDRFGHDRRVHYGQVYSTLARLLKQGLVEADGVEVDGGPERKRYAITDAGVADVGAWLGTPEKPDAYLQNTLYTKVVLALLSGRPAAEVLDVQRSAHLDAMRELTRRKTAGDLVDQLICDHALFHLDADLRWLELTAARLDQLAKEIA, via the coding sequence ATGTCGATCGGACACACCTTGCTCGGGCTGCTCGAGAGCGGTCCCCGGCACGGCTACGACCTGAAACGCGCCTACGACGACCGGTTCGGGCACGACCGCCGGGTGCACTACGGCCAGGTGTATTCGACCCTCGCGCGGCTGCTGAAGCAGGGGCTCGTCGAGGCCGACGGCGTCGAGGTGGACGGCGGCCCCGAGCGGAAGCGCTACGCGATCACCGACGCCGGGGTCGCCGACGTCGGCGCGTGGCTGGGGACACCGGAGAAGCCCGACGCGTACCTGCAGAACACGCTGTACACGAAGGTGGTGCTCGCGCTGCTGTCCGGGCGGCCGGCCGCCGAGGTCCTCGACGTCCAGCGATCGGCGCACCTCGACGCCATGCGCGAGCTGACCCGCCGCAAGACCGCGGGCGACCTCGTCGACCAGCTGATCTGCGACCACGCGCTGTTCCACCTGGACGCCGACCTCCGCTGGCTGGAGCTGACCGCGGCCCGGCTCGACCAGCTGGCGAAGGAGATCGCGTGA
- a CDS encoding NAD(P)H-binding protein, with the protein MIVITGGTGKLGSQVVGHLLDRIPATEIGVSVREPARAAGLAGRGVRVRRGDFADPASLAEAFEGAAQVLVVSTDSTGETALAHHAAAIDAAREAGVKRVLYTSHQAAAGESLFAPMPDHAATERHLAASGVPFTALRNGFYAATVPLLLGAALRTGELVAPADGPVSWTAHADLAEAAAVILAGEGRFDGPTPPLTAPATLDLDDVAGLLTELAGRPVRRVVAEDGDWVAGLTGHGVPEAQATLLLGMFHAARRGEFAVTGPALEELLGRPATPLRTVLAAAVEHYERGV; encoded by the coding sequence ATGATCGTCATCACCGGGGGCACCGGCAAGCTGGGCTCGCAGGTCGTCGGCCACCTCCTCGACCGGATCCCGGCCACCGAAATCGGCGTGAGCGTCCGCGAGCCCGCTCGCGCGGCGGGCCTCGCCGGCCGGGGCGTCCGCGTGCGCCGCGGGGACTTCGCCGACCCGGCTTCGCTGGCCGAGGCGTTCGAAGGGGCGGCGCAGGTCCTGGTCGTCTCGACCGACTCGACCGGGGAAACCGCGCTCGCGCACCACGCCGCGGCGATCGATGCCGCGCGCGAGGCCGGGGTGAAGCGTGTGCTGTACACCAGTCACCAGGCCGCCGCCGGGGAATCGCTCTTCGCGCCGATGCCCGACCACGCGGCGACCGAGCGCCACCTCGCGGCGTCGGGTGTGCCGTTCACCGCGCTGCGCAACGGTTTCTACGCCGCCACCGTCCCGCTGCTGCTGGGGGCGGCGCTGCGCACCGGCGAGCTGGTCGCGCCCGCCGACGGTCCGGTGTCCTGGACCGCCCACGCCGACCTCGCCGAGGCGGCGGCGGTCATCCTGGCCGGGGAGGGCCGGTTCGACGGGCCGACGCCGCCGTTGACCGCACCGGCCACCCTCGACCTCGACGACGTCGCCGGTCTGCTCACCGAGCTCGCCGGCCGGCCGGTCCGGCGGGTCGTGGCCGAGGACGGCGACTGGGTGGCCGGCTTGACCGGGCACGGCGTTCCCGAAGCGCAGGCGACCCTGCTGCTCGGCATGTTCCACGCCGCGCGCCGGGGCGAATTCGCCGTCACCGGGCCGGCTCTCGAAGAGCTGCTGGGACGCCCGGCGACGCCGCTGCGCACGGTCCTGGCGGCGGCGGTCGAGCACTATGAACGGGGTGTATAA
- a CDS encoding ABC transporter ATP-binding protein has product MSTVLLEAAEVRKAYGPTEALAGASLRVCAGEVVALMGPSGAGKSTLLHCLAGIVRPDAGTVRYEGADLAGLTDRARSSLRRTDFGFVFQFGQLVPELTCLENVALPLRLNGVRRRVAAERGRAMLAELDLTGIEGKRPGEVSGGQGQRVAVARALVTAPRVVFADEPTGALDSLNGEQVMQLLTTAARDRDAAVVLVTHEARVAAYSDREVVVRDGRTRRLEVTR; this is encoded by the coding sequence GTGAGCACCGTGCTGCTGGAGGCGGCGGAAGTGCGGAAGGCCTACGGGCCGACCGAGGCGCTGGCGGGGGCGAGCCTGCGGGTGTGCGCGGGGGAGGTCGTGGCGCTGATGGGGCCGTCGGGGGCGGGCAAGTCGACGCTCCTGCACTGCCTCGCCGGCATCGTCCGCCCGGACGCCGGCACGGTCCGCTACGAGGGCGCCGACCTGGCCGGCCTGACCGACCGCGCCCGCTCCTCGTTGCGGCGCACGGACTTCGGGTTCGTGTTCCAGTTCGGACAGCTGGTGCCGGAGCTGACCTGCCTGGAGAACGTGGCCCTGCCGCTGCGCTTGAACGGCGTGCGCCGCCGCGTCGCCGCCGAGCGGGGCCGCGCGATGCTGGCGGAGCTCGACCTCACCGGCATCGAAGGCAAGCGCCCGGGCGAGGTCTCCGGCGGCCAGGGCCAGCGCGTGGCGGTGGCCCGCGCACTGGTGACCGCCCCGCGCGTGGTGTTCGCCGACGAACCGACGGGAGCCCTGGACTCCCTCAACGGCGAGCAGGTGATGCAGCTGCTGACCACAGCAGCCCGCGACCGCGACGCGGCGGTGGTCCTGGTGACGCACGAGGCCCGGGTAGCCGCGTACTCCGACCGCGAGGTCGTCGTCCGTGACGGCCGCACCCGCCGGCTGGAGGTGACCCGGTGA
- a CDS encoding TetR/AcrR family transcriptional regulator yields MNRTEAREKIVETAARLLQEQGAAAVTVRAVAQAAGLQAPALYRFFEDKDALLDAVAEHVFTGYVAGKSDTAGTGDPVADLRAGWDAHIGFGLANPAVFGLLVVPGRVSPAAEAGLAVLRGRIHRVAAAGRLRVPEPRAAELVHAAGTGTVLALLAAPPERRDPGLADAMWEAVAHRILTDAPDPDAAPAAPLTDAERALLAEWLARPRQ; encoded by the coding sequence ATGAACCGGACGGAAGCCCGCGAGAAGATCGTCGAGACGGCCGCGCGGCTGCTCCAGGAGCAGGGGGCCGCGGCGGTGACCGTCCGCGCCGTCGCCCAGGCGGCCGGCCTGCAGGCGCCGGCCCTCTACCGGTTCTTCGAGGACAAGGACGCGCTGCTCGACGCGGTCGCCGAGCACGTGTTCACCGGCTACGTCGCCGGCAAGTCGGACACGGCGGGCACCGGCGACCCGGTCGCCGACCTGCGGGCAGGCTGGGACGCGCACATCGGGTTCGGGCTCGCCAACCCGGCGGTGTTCGGCCTGCTCGTCGTCCCCGGCCGCGTCTCCCCGGCGGCCGAAGCGGGCCTGGCGGTCTTGCGCGGCCGCATCCACCGCGTCGCGGCGGCCGGCCGGCTCCGCGTCCCCGAGCCGCGCGCGGCCGAACTGGTCCACGCCGCCGGAACCGGGACGGTGCTCGCCCTGCTGGCCGCACCCCCGGAGCGCCGCGACCCCGGCCTCGCCGACGCCATGTGGGAGGCGGTGGCCCACCGGATCCTGACCGACGCCCCGGATCCGGACGCCGCGCCCGCCGCCCCGCTCACCGACGCCGAACGCGCGCTGCTCGCCGAATGGCTGGCCCGTCCCCGCCAATGA
- a CDS encoding alpha/beta hydrolase domain-containing protein — protein MRRALLVLLTALLPCLVLTGTARAAAPTVTAVPANAGKGWPVSGARGVLDLAARGYVEEEYLMSGQADTYAQTGLWTDDGRWATRVASTGTPYTTRLVVVRPSDPARFTGTVVVEWLNVSFGVDIPVDFSQSYEHFTREGYAYVGVTTQKAGADRLKSLDPGRYATVDLSGDALSYDVFSQAAQAVRTDPRLLGGRSPSVVLATGHSQSALRLTTYANAIQPVRHAYDGILIHGRAALAAPIGDGVVGPLSARIRTDLDVPVFVLQSETDVVASASVRQDTARVRTWEVAGTAHADRYGLDLYNAANARDRSINDGAPTTCDRPVNSMTFRYAENAAYGHLDRWARGGAAPPAAPPIALLLNLIVVRDGDQNALGGVRLPDLDAPVAAYAPNNSGGNVPGACLLLGTTTPLSPERIRQLYPDHATYVAKFTAAADRALRAGWLLRPDRDEAVSRAQAAPVP, from the coding sequence ATGCGCAGAGCCCTGCTCGTCCTGCTGACCGCGCTCCTGCCGTGCCTCGTGCTCACCGGAACCGCCCGAGCCGCCGCGCCCACCGTGACGGCCGTGCCCGCGAACGCCGGCAAGGGCTGGCCGGTCAGCGGCGCCCGAGGGGTTCTCGACCTCGCCGCCCGCGGGTACGTCGAGGAGGAGTACCTGATGTCCGGCCAGGCCGACACCTACGCCCAGACGGGCTTGTGGACCGACGACGGGCGGTGGGCCACGCGCGTCGCGAGCACCGGCACCCCGTACACCACCCGGCTGGTCGTGGTGCGGCCGTCGGATCCCGCGCGCTTCACCGGCACCGTCGTGGTCGAATGGCTCAACGTCAGCTTCGGCGTCGACATCCCGGTCGACTTCTCGCAGTCCTATGAGCACTTCACGCGCGAGGGCTACGCCTACGTCGGCGTGACCACGCAGAAGGCGGGCGCCGACAGGCTCAAGAGCCTCGACCCCGGCCGGTACGCCACCGTGGACCTGAGCGGGGATGCGCTTTCCTACGACGTCTTTTCCCAGGCCGCGCAAGCCGTCCGGACCGACCCGCGGCTGCTCGGCGGCCGATCGCCGTCGGTCGTGCTGGCCACCGGCCACTCGCAGTCCGCGCTGCGGCTGACCACCTACGCCAACGCGATCCAGCCGGTGCGCCACGCCTACGACGGCATCCTGATCCACGGCCGCGCCGCGCTCGCGGCCCCGATCGGCGACGGCGTCGTCGGCCCGCTGTCGGCCCGCATCCGCACCGACCTCGACGTGCCGGTCTTCGTTCTCCAGTCGGAAACCGACGTCGTGGCCTCGGCTTCGGTCCGCCAGGACACCGCGCGGGTGCGCACCTGGGAGGTCGCCGGCACCGCGCACGCCGACCGGTACGGGCTCGACCTCTACAACGCCGCCAACGCGCGGGACAGGTCCATCAACGACGGCGCGCCGACGACGTGCGACAGGCCGGTCAACAGCATGACCTTCCGGTACGCGGAGAACGCCGCGTACGGGCACCTGGACCGCTGGGCCCGCGGCGGCGCGGCCCCGCCCGCCGCGCCGCCGATCGCGCTGCTGCTCAACCTCATCGTGGTGCGCGACGGTGACCAGAACGCCCTCGGCGGCGTCCGGCTCCCCGACCTCGACGCGCCGGTGGCGGCCTACGCGCCCAACAACAGCGGCGGCAACGTCCCGGGCGCCTGCCTGCTGCTCGGGACGACGACACCGTTGTCACCGGAGCGGATCCGGCAGCTGTACCCGGACCACGCCACCTACGTCGCGAAGTTCACCGCGGCGGCGGACCGGGCGCTGCGGGCGGGCTGGCTGCTGCGGCCCGACCGCGACGAAGCCGTGTCCCGCGCCCAGGCGGCCCCGGTGCCGTGA